The DNA segment TGCAAAATTCTCAATCGCGATGCCAACCGGGATCATAAACATGTTGGCAATGCTATGTTCAAAACCAGAAGCCACGAACATGGCAACAGGCAGAATCATAATTAATGCTTTGTCAGTCATGGTGCGGCCACCAAAAGCCATCCATGCAGCCAGACAGACCATCAAATTACACATAATGCCTAAAGCAACAGCTTCGATGAATGTATGGTGAATTTTATGCTGTGCTACAGATAATGCAACTTTACCCCATTGACCTTCGCCGGCGGTATATTGGCTCGCTAACATTATCAGGGTAACGATTAACAAACCGCCCACTAAGTTACCAAAGTAGACTATACCCCAGTTTTTCAGCATTTGACCCCAGGTGATGCGGTTTGCTGCACGAGCCACAATAGTAAGTGTAGTTGAAGTGAACAGTTCACCACCTAACAATACACATAAAATCAGACCTAACGAGAAGCAGATACCACCAACCAGTTTATTGTTTCCAGTTGAAAGTGCTGTGATGTAGAAAACAAAAGCTATAGCAATAAAAGCACCGGCAGTAATAGCCAGAGTGAATGCTTTAGCGGCGGGTTTAGTTGCTTTACCATGGACGATGTCTTCGGCTACTGCGGCAATTGCTTCAGGTTTCAGACAATCAAAAGGAGATTCTGCTTTCACGGAATTTACACCTGTAAGTCACTATATTGACGTAATGATAGCAACAATGATTTCCCGCAAAATTGCTCCAGATCAAATCTCACCAGTCATCATGTAATTTTATTACATTTAATTAGATGAACACCGAATGTTATTTGTCCAATTTACAGCGCGTCGTGTTGTTGCTATTACTTGGTGCAAAGTATACGGCTCAGTGATTCTGAGCCGTGATTATATTAATTAAATAAATAAAATCAGTCAGTTATTTATTTTTTGTTATTTAGTTGTTGCTGTTCGTGAAACGTTTGCTTGGCTTTCTGAAGTTTATCATAGGCCTGTAATAGCTTTTGATGGCTTTTGAAAGTTTGCAACGTAGAATCAGCAACTTGCAATCCAGAGAAGCGTTCTGTGCATTGAATATGCGCCCACACCTGACGGACAACCTCTTCTCCAAACATGCGATTGAAAGCGGTTAAATACTGTTCAGGATCGCGCTCTTCATCGAGGAATAATTCCAGGCTGGCGTTCAGGCAACGGAAAAACAGCGCTCGTTCGGTTGAAAAGACCGAACTGTTGAAATCCAGTGTCCAGCCTGACCACTCTTGCGCTAATTCCAGTTCACCTGCTGCCAATGCTAACAAGCATTTCAACTCGCCAATACGCAATGTATGCCAGGCGGTGCCTTTATCTGCTGCGATACCTAATAATTCACGCACACGGGTTTGGTCATCAAAACCTTCTTCATCTAATTGATCAAAGAGGGCGAGATACTGTTCTTGTTCCCACTCGCTGCCAGGCAGGCTGAGAATGGTATCACGCAGATGACTACCCATATTGTTGTTGGCATACAGCAAATCTTCTGCCGGATAAATATCTGACATTCCTGGTACTAGAATTCGGCACGCATAGACGCCAAGATGTTCATAATCAGCAATATAAACCGGCTGTTTGAGTTCATCGAAAATGGCTAACAGACCGTGGAATTCTTTTTCTGTAGAACCCGAGAAATCCCAATCCACGAAGTCATAATCAGCATCATCTTTGAACAGATCCCAGCTGATTAAGCCGGATGAATCAATAAAATGCGTTTCCAGATTGTGCTGGTCAGCTACATCATCATTATTGAAAGACGGCGGTGCGAATACATCTAAGTCTTTCAATCCTCGGCCTTGTAGCAACTCTGTTACAGTACGTTCAAAAGCTACTTCAAATTGTGGATGCGCACCGAATGATGCGAAGCAAGTGCTATTTTGTGGGTTGAATAACACAACACAGATAACCGGGAACTGACCACCTAATGATGCGTCATAACAGAGAATAGGAAATCCTTCCTGTTCCAATGTATTGATGGCTTCTTTGATTGCCGGGAAACGATTAATGACCTCTGCCGGAATTTTTGG comes from the uncultured Tolumonas sp. genome and includes:
- the focA gene encoding formate transporter FocA, whose protein sequence is MKAESPFDCLKPEAIAAVAEDIVHGKATKPAAKAFTLAITAGAFIAIAFVFYITALSTGNNKLVGGICFSLGLILCVLLGGELFTSTTLTIVARAANRITWGQMLKNWGIVYFGNLVGGLLIVTLIMLASQYTAGEGQWGKVALSVAQHKIHHTFIEAVALGIMCNLMVCLAAWMAFGGRTMTDKALIMILPVAMFVASGFEHSIANMFMIPVGIAIENFAAPEFWTAIGVQQSAYADLTIQNFVINNLIPVTIGNIIGGGVMVGLTYWFIFRRHH
- the ycaO gene encoding 30S ribosomal protein S12 methylthiotransferase accessory factor YcaO, with translation MQTFIPGKDAALEDSISRFQTKLQALGFNIEEASWLNPVPHVWSVHIRDKDCALCFTNGKGATQKAALASALGEYFERLSTNYFFADFFLGNEIANGPFVHYPNEKWFPVTEDGSFPDGILDEFTRAYYNPEQELTSDMLIDLQSGNDERGICALPFVRQDNQQTVYIPMNIVANLYVSNGMSAGNTVTEARTQALSEVFERYVKNKIIREAISLPKIPAEVINRFPAIKEAINTLEQEGFPILCYDASLGGQFPVICVVLFNPQNSTCFASFGAHPQFEVAFERTVTELLQGRGLKDLDVFAPPSFNNDDVADQHNLETHFIDSSGLISWDLFKDDADYDFVDWDFSGSTEKEFHGLLAIFDELKQPVYIADYEHLGVYACRILVPGMSDIYPAEDLLYANNNMGSHLRDTILSLPGSEWEQEQYLALFDQLDEEGFDDQTRVRELLGIAADKGTAWHTLRIGELKCLLALAAGELELAQEWSGWTLDFNSSVFSTERALFFRCLNASLELFLDEERDPEQYLTAFNRMFGEEVVRQVWAHIQCTERFSGLQVADSTLQTFKSHQKLLQAYDKLQKAKQTFHEQQQLNNKK